Proteins encoded together in one Telopea speciosissima isolate NSW1024214 ecotype Mountain lineage chromosome 6, Tspe_v1, whole genome shotgun sequence window:
- the LOC122666111 gene encoding E3 ubiquitin-protein ligase BIG BROTHER-like isoform X3 encodes MSSIFETIGSQQVDVHYVTTGAPGRVEENFEEFYFEHDDHFLQEVLQDQETVYQSLQASNGNDWAKASASGSSNVNHGRSSGEDQDVEKEGESSHVADVEAQLKLDEALAISLQAVENQFLVSSLSESTETEAVNREVNSTNTSSQAVRQDNIEPDNMTYEVRLSLGEDIGTESRGLSEDLISYLPKSKYSTGGFFSKKDKTEECVICFTLYKNRDKLITLPCQHQYHSKCITPWLKLNKACPVCKEEVFGS; translated from the exons ATGAGTTCCATCTTTGAAACAATAGGGAGTCAGCAAGTTGATGTTCACTATGTAACTACCGGCGCCCCTGGCAGGGTTGAAGAGAATTTTGAAGAATTTTACTTTGAACATGACGATCACTTTCTTCAAGAGGTTCTCCAAGATCAG GAAACTGTGTACCAGTCACTCCAGGCAAGTAATGGGAATGACTGGGCTAAAGCTTCTGCTAGTGGTAGTTCTAATGTGAATCATGGACGAAGTAGTGGGGAGGATCAGGATGTGGAAAAAGAGGGAGAATCTTCACACGTTGCAGATGTTGAGGCACAATTAAAACTGGATGAAGCTTTAGCTATAAGTTTGCAGGCGGTGGAGAATCAGTTTCTTGTTTCCTCCCTTAGTGAGTCAACTGAAACTGAAGCAG TCAACAGAGAGGTCAATTCCACAAACACTTCTTCCCAG GCTGTGAGACAAGATAACATTGAGCCAGATAACATGACATATGAGGTCAG GCTATCGCTAGGAGAGGATATTGGCACTGAGAGTAGAGGATTATCAGAAGATCTTATTTCATATTTGCCGAAGTCCAAGTACAGCACAGGGGGGTTCTTCTCAAAAAAAGACAAAACTGAGGA GTGTGTGATCTGTTTTACGCTATACAAAAACCGGGATAAATTGATCACCTTGCCATGCCAGCACCAATATCATTCAAAATGCATCACACCGTGGTTGAAGCTAAATAAG GCATGCCCTGTGTGCAAGGAGGAAGTATTTGGGTCTTGA
- the LOC122666111 gene encoding E3 ubiquitin-protein ligase BIG BROTHER-like isoform X1, with amino-acid sequence MSSIFETIGSQQVDVHYVTTGAPGRVEENFEEFYFEHDDHFLQEVLQDQETVYQSLQASNGNDWAKASASGSSNVNHGRSSGEDQDVEKEGESSHVADVEAQLKLDEALAISLQAVENQFLVSSLSESTETEAVNREVNSTNTSSQFQAVRQDNIEPDNMTYEALLSLGEDIGTESRGLSEDLISYLPKSKYSTGGFFSKKDKTEECVICFTLYKNRDKLITLPCQHQYHSKCITPWLKLNKACPVCKEEVFGS; translated from the exons ATGAGTTCCATCTTTGAAACAATAGGGAGTCAGCAAGTTGATGTTCACTATGTAACTACCGGCGCCCCTGGCAGGGTTGAAGAGAATTTTGAAGAATTTTACTTTGAACATGACGATCACTTTCTTCAAGAGGTTCTCCAAGATCAG GAAACTGTGTACCAGTCACTCCAGGCAAGTAATGGGAATGACTGGGCTAAAGCTTCTGCTAGTGGTAGTTCTAATGTGAATCATGGACGAAGTAGTGGGGAGGATCAGGATGTGGAAAAAGAGGGAGAATCTTCACACGTTGCAGATGTTGAGGCACAATTAAAACTGGATGAAGCTTTAGCTATAAGTTTGCAGGCGGTGGAGAATCAGTTTCTTGTTTCCTCCCTTAGTGAGTCAACTGAAACTGAAGCAG TCAACAGAGAGGTCAATTCCACAAACACTTCTTCCCAG TTTCAGGCTGTGAGACAAGATAACATTGAGCCAGATAACATGACATATGAG GCATTGCTATCGCTAGGAGAGGATATTGGCACTGAGAGTAGAGGATTATCAGAAGATCTTATTTCATATTTGCCGAAGTCCAAGTACAGCACAGGGGGGTTCTTCTCAAAAAAAGACAAAACTGAGGA GTGTGTGATCTGTTTTACGCTATACAAAAACCGGGATAAATTGATCACCTTGCCATGCCAGCACCAATATCATTCAAAATGCATCACACCGTGGTTGAAGCTAAATAAG GCATGCCCTGTGTGCAAGGAGGAAGTATTTGGGTCTTGA
- the LOC122666336 gene encoding F-box protein PP2-A13-like: MGAGFSGFAAENDGGSSPPKPGLGDLPESCVAPILMYLDPPDICKLARLNRAFSGASSADFVWESKLPFNYRYLIEKLFDEVPVNLSKKDIYARLSHPNPFDGGTKEAWLEKSTGGIFLLISSRALRITGIDDRRYWNHIPTEESRFRTVAYLHQIWWFEVEGEVEFNFPVGTYCLFFRLQLGRASKRLGRRICNPEHVHGWDKKPVRFQLSTEDGQHAQSQYYLSEPGKWSHYYAGDFVVENPNVSTKIKFSMTQIDCTHTKGGLCVDSVLICPSGFRERLKRF; encoded by the exons ATGGGGGCTGGTTTCTCTGGTTTTGCAGCAGAGAATGATGGAGGTTCTTCTCCTCCGAAGCCTGGTCTCGGAGACTTACCAGAAAGTTGCGTCGCTCCAATTCTTATGTATTTAGATCCACCTGATATTTGTAAATTGGCACGCTTGAATCGAGCCTTTTCCGGTGCTTCGTCTGCTGATTTCGTTTGGGAATCAAAACTGCCTTTTAATTATCGGTACCTAATCGAAAAATTGTTTGATGAGGTTCCGGTTAATTTGAGTAAGAAAGATATTTATGCCAGACTCTCTCATCCGAATCCTTTTGATGGTGGTACCAAG GAGGCTTGGCTGGAAAAGAGTACGGGCGGGATTTTCTTGTTGATTTCTTCCAGGGCGCTGAGAATAACCGGGATAGATGATCGGAGATACTGGAATCACATTCCGACCGAGGAATCTAG ATTTCGGACAGTAGCTTATCTTCATCAAATTTGGTGGTTTGAGGTAGAAGGGGAAGTTGAGTTCAACTTTCCAGTGGGAACCTATTGCCTTTTCTTCAGGCTTCAGCTGGGAAGAGCGTCCAAGAGACTCGGACGGAGAATCTGCAACCCAGAGCACGTCCATGGTTGGGACAAAAAGCCTGTGCGCTTCCAGCTATCAACAGAAGATGGGCAGCATGCACAATCACAGTACTACTTGAGTGAACCAGGGAAGTGGAGTCACTACTACGCTGGAGATTTTGTGGTGGAGAACCCCAACGTGTCCACAAAGATAAAGTTTTCAATGACACAGATCGATTGTACACACACGAAAGGGGGACTCTGTGTAGATTCAGTTTTGATATGCCCAAGTGGGTTTAGAGAGAGGTTAAAGCGTTTTTGA
- the LOC122666111 gene encoding E3 ubiquitin-protein ligase BIG BROTHER-like isoform X2, producing the protein MSSIFETIGSQQVDVHYVTTGAPGRVEENFEEFYFEHDDHFLQEVLQDQETVYQSLQASNGNDWAKASASGSSNVNHGRSSGEDQDVEKEGESSHVADVEAQLKLDEALAISLQAVENQFLVSSLSESTETEAVNREVNSTNTSSQAVRQDNIEPDNMTYEALLSLGEDIGTESRGLSEDLISYLPKSKYSTGGFFSKKDKTEECVICFTLYKNRDKLITLPCQHQYHSKCITPWLKLNKACPVCKEEVFGS; encoded by the exons ATGAGTTCCATCTTTGAAACAATAGGGAGTCAGCAAGTTGATGTTCACTATGTAACTACCGGCGCCCCTGGCAGGGTTGAAGAGAATTTTGAAGAATTTTACTTTGAACATGACGATCACTTTCTTCAAGAGGTTCTCCAAGATCAG GAAACTGTGTACCAGTCACTCCAGGCAAGTAATGGGAATGACTGGGCTAAAGCTTCTGCTAGTGGTAGTTCTAATGTGAATCATGGACGAAGTAGTGGGGAGGATCAGGATGTGGAAAAAGAGGGAGAATCTTCACACGTTGCAGATGTTGAGGCACAATTAAAACTGGATGAAGCTTTAGCTATAAGTTTGCAGGCGGTGGAGAATCAGTTTCTTGTTTCCTCCCTTAGTGAGTCAACTGAAACTGAAGCAG TCAACAGAGAGGTCAATTCCACAAACACTTCTTCCCAG GCTGTGAGACAAGATAACATTGAGCCAGATAACATGACATATGAG GCATTGCTATCGCTAGGAGAGGATATTGGCACTGAGAGTAGAGGATTATCAGAAGATCTTATTTCATATTTGCCGAAGTCCAAGTACAGCACAGGGGGGTTCTTCTCAAAAAAAGACAAAACTGAGGA GTGTGTGATCTGTTTTACGCTATACAAAAACCGGGATAAATTGATCACCTTGCCATGCCAGCACCAATATCATTCAAAATGCATCACACCGTGGTTGAAGCTAAATAAG GCATGCCCTGTGTGCAAGGAGGAAGTATTTGGGTCTTGA